Proteins from a genomic interval of Rubinisphaera italica:
- a CDS encoding Gfo/Idh/MocA family protein: protein MSPRKLHFSRRDFLKTTSAGAAAISAGVWTGGAIAEPTSPLQKLNIGCIGTANRAAADIAGVHSENIVALVDVDKNYLARKLSEFPDARTYSDYREMLDAEKGKIDAVVIGTTDHHHAPATIRAIRAGLHVYCEKPLTHTVEEARLISQEAKKHGVATQLGTQIHAGDNYRRVVELIQSGAIGDVNEVHVWVGKGWGGGDRPEESQKPPETLAWDLWLGPAPERPFAAGRYHPAQWRRWWDFGQGTLGDMGCHYMDLPFWALGLRHPTSCVAEGPEVHPESCPHGLTVHYEFPARDTQPAVKLTWYDGNQTPKEVAGERVPGSGVMFVGSEGKLFSGYSNYRLFPQDKFADFQVPEQTIPPSIGHHAEWIKACKDGSPTTCNFDYSGALTETVLLGNVAYRVGERLEWDAENLQATNCSRADQFIRKTYREGWEVS from the coding sequence ATGAGTCCCCGCAAACTACATTTCAGTAGACGTGATTTTCTAAAAACAACATCCGCTGGAGCAGCTGCCATCTCAGCGGGTGTCTGGACGGGAGGAGCGATCGCTGAGCCGACTTCTCCCCTGCAAAAATTAAATATTGGCTGCATTGGAACTGCCAACAGAGCTGCAGCGGATATCGCCGGCGTACATTCGGAAAATATTGTTGCTCTGGTAGACGTCGATAAAAATTATCTGGCACGTAAACTGTCGGAGTTTCCCGACGCACGCACTTATTCCGATTATCGAGAAATGCTCGATGCAGAAAAGGGAAAAATTGATGCGGTCGTCATCGGCACCACCGATCACCATCACGCACCTGCGACCATTCGGGCGATTCGGGCCGGTTTGCATGTTTACTGTGAAAAACCATTAACCCATACTGTCGAAGAAGCTCGGTTGATTTCTCAGGAAGCCAAAAAACACGGAGTGGCCACGCAGCTTGGAACCCAAATTCACGCAGGAGATAATTATCGCCGCGTCGTGGAACTGATTCAGTCGGGTGCAATTGGCGACGTGAATGAAGTTCATGTCTGGGTTGGAAAAGGCTGGGGAGGGGGCGACCGCCCTGAAGAAAGCCAGAAACCACCAGAGACACTGGCGTGGGATTTGTGGCTGGGACCAGCTCCTGAGCGGCCCTTTGCGGCTGGACGATATCACCCCGCTCAGTGGCGACGCTGGTGGGACTTTGGCCAAGGAACGTTGGGTGACATGGGCTGCCATTACATGGATTTACCATTCTGGGCGCTCGGGTTGAGACATCCCACAAGTTGTGTAGCCGAGGGACCGGAAGTGCATCCGGAATCGTGTCCGCATGGATTGACTGTACATTACGAATTCCCAGCTCGTGATACACAGCCCGCTGTTAAACTCACCTGGTACGATGGCAACCAAACTCCCAAAGAAGTTGCCGGCGAACGTGTTCCTGGTAGCGGAGTGATGTTTGTCGGTAGTGAAGGCAAGCTGTTTTCCGGATACAGCAATTATCGCCTCTTCCCTCAGGATAAATTTGCCGACTTCCAAGTTCCCGAGCAAACCATTCCCCCTTCAATCGGACATCATGCCGAGTGGATCAAAGCGTGTAAGGATGGTTCGCCCACGACCTGCAATTTCGATTATTCCGGAGCACTCACCGAAACGGTATTGCTGGGGAACGTTGCCTACCGCGTAGGCGAGCGGTTGGAATGGGATGCTGAAAATCTGCAAGCGACCAATTGTTCCCGGGCAGATCAGTTTATCCGTAAAACCTATCGCGAAGGTTGGGAAGTCAGCTAG
- a CDS encoding neutral/alkaline non-lysosomal ceramidase N-terminal domain-containing protein, which yields MNYTLRLFSRVFPRAVFCSLLLFCFAASRDVEAAEGWKAGVGRVVITPEQPIWMSGYAGRDKPAEGKLHDLWVKAIALESGSGKRAVLISLDLVGISRQVAEQWSGLLEKNFSLKRSQIVFCTSHTHCGPVVGETLSSMYFLDEEQQRLVDDYTATLPEKVNQAVAAAIENLHPAALSFGTGTATFAVNRRENVEKDVPDLREAGKELKGPIDHALPTLFVKDTQGKVEAIVFGYACHATTLGFYQWNGDWPGFAQIELEKAYPGATALFVAGCGADQNPIPRRTVELAEKYGKEIAVAVENITDEDTKPLADNLVTKYKEITIPFSELPTRSQLETDTMSSDKYVASRAKMLLKTLDSAGELSATYPYPIQVWSLGTETIVFLGGEVVVDYSLRLKGDLNQPELWVAGYCNDVMAYIPSRRVLLEGGYEGARSMIYYGLPTVWAPQVENLIVDQVSEMVSSNAE from the coding sequence ATGAACTACACGTTACGACTATTTTCACGAGTATTCCCACGGGCTGTTTTCTGTTCTTTACTTCTGTTTTGTTTCGCGGCAAGCAGAGATGTTGAAGCGGCCGAGGGATGGAAAGCGGGTGTTGGGCGGGTTGTCATTACTCCCGAACAGCCGATCTGGATGTCTGGTTACGCAGGCCGAGATAAACCTGCAGAAGGCAAACTGCACGACTTGTGGGTCAAAGCGATTGCGCTCGAAAGTGGATCTGGAAAACGGGCGGTTTTGATCTCCCTGGATCTGGTCGGCATCAGTCGTCAGGTAGCCGAGCAATGGAGCGGGCTGCTTGAGAAGAATTTCAGTTTGAAACGTTCACAGATCGTGTTTTGTACTTCGCATACCCATTGTGGTCCCGTTGTCGGAGAAACACTTTCGTCGATGTATTTTCTCGATGAAGAGCAACAACGCCTTGTAGACGATTACACTGCAACATTGCCTGAGAAAGTCAATCAAGCGGTCGCTGCCGCGATTGAGAATCTACATCCGGCTGCACTCAGTTTTGGAACAGGTACGGCTACGTTTGCGGTTAATCGTCGTGAAAACGTGGAAAAAGATGTGCCAGACCTTCGTGAGGCAGGCAAAGAACTCAAAGGGCCGATTGATCATGCCCTGCCGACGCTGTTCGTGAAAGATACTCAGGGGAAAGTGGAAGCGATTGTCTTTGGCTATGCCTGTCATGCGACCACGCTGGGTTTTTACCAATGGAACGGCGACTGGCCTGGGTTTGCTCAAATCGAACTTGAAAAAGCCTATCCCGGTGCCACCGCCCTGTTTGTCGCTGGCTGCGGTGCCGATCAAAATCCAATCCCCCGCCGGACGGTCGAACTGGCAGAAAAGTATGGTAAAGAAATTGCGGTCGCGGTTGAAAATATTACCGACGAGGACACAAAGCCCTTAGCCGACAACCTTGTAACCAAGTACAAGGAAATTACGATTCCGTTTTCGGAACTGCCAACCCGATCGCAACTGGAAACCGATACGATGTCTTCGGATAAGTACGTCGCAAGCCGCGCGAAAATGTTGCTCAAAACTCTAGATAGCGCCGGTGAACTTTCAGCGACTTATCCCTATCCGATCCAGGTCTGGTCACTTGGAACAGAGACTATCGTTTTTCTGGGTGGAGAAGTGGTTGTCGATTACTCACTGCGATTGAAAGGAGATCTGAATCAACCGGAACTTTGGGTCGCAGGTTACTGCAACGATGTTATGGCTTATATTCCGTCCCGTCGCGTTCTTTTGGAAGGAGGGTACGAAGGGGCACGATCGATGATCTATTACGGCTTGCCTACGGTTTGGGCGCCCCAGGTTGAAAACCTGATTGTTGATCAGGTGAGCGAAATGGTTTCCTCGAATGCGGAATAG
- a CDS encoding alpha/beta hydrolase, protein MSKLLSTMLICLFGTLATANAEPPVRQFDAPGSPSFKVLETGENPPLDAYDNFVIGPEYVSAPEGKVAQDVPRGKVQQFTIDSTETKIYNPGIARNEFGTVDPKNPKTLIVDTHEIDYKRQITVYIPAQYEAGTEAPFMVCHDGPKGKPSMELPRILDNLIAQKRIPPIILIQIANGGGDAQGHQRGKEYDNMSALFAEYIETEVLPRVEKNCNVKLTKDPEGRAAMGSSSGGSAALIMAWFRPDLYRRVLTTSGTFVNQAWPFDPEYPDGAWGFHSTIIPNSPKKPIRLFISVGDRDLLNPNVMRDDMHDWVLANHQMAKVLKDKGYEYQYLFCRNSGHGIRNAKEQFLPHAIEWVWAGYGDKKIK, encoded by the coding sequence ATGTCTAAGCTATTGTCGACGATGCTGATCTGTTTGTTTGGAACTCTGGCAACCGCGAATGCGGAACCGCCAGTTCGCCAATTTGATGCTCCAGGCTCCCCCTCATTCAAAGTGCTGGAAACCGGCGAGAATCCGCCTCTGGATGCGTATGACAATTTTGTGATCGGGCCGGAGTATGTGTCCGCCCCTGAAGGCAAAGTCGCACAAGACGTTCCACGCGGCAAGGTCCAGCAATTTACGATCGATTCCACAGAAACCAAAATTTATAATCCGGGGATTGCCCGCAACGAGTTTGGAACGGTCGATCCGAAGAACCCTAAAACTCTCATCGTCGACACTCACGAAATCGACTATAAGAGGCAGATTACGGTCTACATTCCTGCTCAGTATGAAGCCGGCACAGAGGCGCCGTTTATGGTCTGCCACGACGGCCCCAAAGGGAAACCAAGTATGGAGTTGCCGCGGATTCTCGATAACTTGATCGCACAAAAGCGAATTCCTCCGATCATCCTCATCCAGATCGCTAACGGTGGCGGTGATGCGCAGGGGCATCAACGCGGCAAAGAGTATGACAACATGTCGGCACTGTTTGCCGAATATATCGAAACCGAAGTACTGCCTCGCGTCGAGAAGAATTGCAATGTGAAACTGACTAAAGATCCCGAAGGCCGCGCGGCGATGGGCTCCAGTTCAGGGGGCTCTGCAGCATTGATCATGGCCTGGTTTCGTCCTGATCTCTATCGGCGTGTGCTCACCACTTCTGGTACTTTCGTAAACCAGGCATGGCCATTCGATCCAGAGTATCCCGATGGTGCCTGGGGCTTTCACAGTACAATCATTCCCAACAGCCCCAAAAAGCCGATTCGACTGTTCATATCCGTAGGCGATCGCGACCTGCTCAACCCCAATGTCATGCGCGACGATATGCACGACTGGGTCCTGGCAAACCACCAGATGGCCAAAGTGCTTAAAGACAAAGGCTATGAGTATCAGTATTTATTCTGTCGCAATTCAGGCCACGGCATCCGCAATGCCAAAGAACAATTTCTCCCTCATGCCATTGAATGGGTATGGGCAGGTTACGGTGACAAGAAGATTAAATGA
- a CDS encoding SGNH/GDSL hydrolase family protein, whose protein sequence is MSMKIMFVAVLICGFASVGVTAPIETPAEVQLTGDWTVSVTVPGSHPVAAEVEIPGPDIVTVAHEKYDRLPDFDAKTSAGWRRGVRLKGVVAAECTVEALLDPESLVIRDGLEPEAKTFKKGIDYEADLVSGTVGRLPEGEIAPDQPVYIDYQYAKQRLDSVVLSDDGRIVHKMGTPHASMPEPPALEPGEIRLANIYISGRLNALTNDHLYPILETVYPEPQANSTSIAEILLPKTLEKLESGESLTILAWGDSVTTFNRYQTMFVERLKARYPNAKIELVTEAWGGRNTGSYLSEPPGSEHNYQEKVLNKKPDLIVSEFVNDGGLSEAQVEERYGKILADFREIGAEWIILTPHYVRPGWMGLSSQRNIDDDPRAYVKGVRDLAKKNQIAVAEGSLRYGRLWRQGIPYITLMDNNINHPNMYGHKLFADSLMALFPKSE, encoded by the coding sequence ATGTCAATGAAAATAATGTTCGTCGCCGTCCTGATTTGCGGTTTTGCATCTGTTGGGGTAACTGCCCCAATTGAAACACCTGCGGAGGTTCAGTTGACGGGAGATTGGACTGTTTCGGTGACGGTACCGGGCTCCCATCCGGTTGCTGCCGAGGTGGAAATCCCCGGCCCCGATATCGTCACGGTCGCCCATGAGAAATACGACAGACTTCCAGATTTCGACGCCAAGACTTCAGCTGGCTGGAGAAGGGGTGTTCGGCTCAAAGGAGTGGTTGCAGCGGAATGCACGGTGGAAGCTTTGCTCGACCCCGAGAGCCTTGTGATCCGAGACGGGCTGGAACCTGAGGCAAAGACGTTTAAGAAAGGCATCGATTACGAGGCAGACCTTGTCTCCGGTACCGTCGGTCGTTTGCCAGAAGGAGAGATCGCTCCCGACCAGCCTGTGTACATCGACTATCAATATGCAAAACAGCGTCTCGATTCTGTCGTGCTCAGTGACGATGGTCGGATCGTGCACAAAATGGGAACGCCGCATGCGTCCATGCCTGAACCGCCAGCGCTGGAGCCGGGTGAGATCCGACTGGCGAACATATATATTTCAGGCCGTCTCAACGCTCTGACTAACGACCACCTTTATCCGATCCTGGAAACCGTCTATCCGGAGCCGCAAGCAAACAGTACATCGATTGCAGAAATACTGCTTCCCAAGACCTTGGAAAAACTTGAGTCTGGAGAGTCATTGACAATCCTCGCCTGGGGCGACAGCGTAACGACTTTCAATCGCTACCAGACGATGTTTGTCGAGCGTCTGAAAGCACGCTATCCAAACGCAAAGATTGAATTAGTCACCGAGGCGTGGGGTGGACGAAATACTGGGAGTTACCTTAGCGAACCACCGGGCAGTGAACACAACTATCAGGAGAAGGTGTTGAACAAAAAGCCCGATTTGATCGTCTCTGAATTCGTCAACGATGGCGGTCTTTCTGAAGCTCAAGTGGAGGAACGCTACGGTAAGATCCTTGCCGACTTCCGGGAAATTGGCGCGGAGTGGATCATTCTGACCCCGCACTATGTTCGTCCAGGCTGGATGGGATTATCGAGCCAGCGAAACATCGATGACGATCCCCGCGCCTACGTGAAAGGAGTCCGTGATTTAGCGAAGAAGAACCAGATTGCGGTTGCCGAAGGATCTCTGCGGTACGGTCGGCTCTGGCGGCAGGGCATTCCCTACATCACATTGATGGACAACAATATCAACCATCCCAACATGTACGGGCACAAGCTCTTCGCCGATAGTCTCATGGCACTTTTCCCGAAGTCCGAATGA
- a CDS encoding DUF6797 domain-containing protein produces MTKSISCLAFLMSVLTSTLTFAQIQNTEQDKTAVLRQNNLVAWCIVPFDASKRGPAERAQMLKELGITRCAYDWRTEHVPTFEQEILEYKKHGIEFFAFWAVNEEAFALFEKHKLHPQIWQTLNDPGGENQAAKVEAAAQQRLALATRTKAMGCKLGLYNHGGWGGEPENLVAVCERLRELGHDHVGIVYNFHHGHGHIEDWTESLTLMLPYLHCLNLNGMNDGAQPKILGIGKGTHEFKMIRSILDSGYNGPIGILDHRPELDARESLLENRDGLEWVRKEIEKPGSGGHSPIKLKPIDLKPPRATSRLDRGHLFPGAESYRRPPITVEVRATLHRSDQYNILVASDTKQSNDHWELFTMNGSGQLTAYLPGQNPDHVRSNANICDGQPHTLTMSYEPTRVKLYVDGTQVADQAIEGRDGNTSVPGSLAIGRLVEGRLGCSGTIDWVRISSGVREIPKKPVTTVKRDDSTIGLWQFSQEDQLPKHSGHSSMNPSIKPLPYDAEFVANLVQDSRNSGDAIRGAVIFSDAKLACLSCHRIGTHGGTVGPALSVIAKDRKLTHIVESVFWPKREVKPEFTTWQILTVDGKIVTGYKTEATEQNITLRDPASGKLTSIARDDIDEEVVGSTVMPDGLTAAMTRQQQLDLIRFLSDLGRDGQSLSPEIEHVISHAQSHGPVKFDYTKAPIQPQHWPNSTHHVNRDRVYDFYTKQAEHFRQQRDVPMLLSASPGLDGGQLGHWGNQSEADWSSNRWNETQLGIVQAGVLHAKGLTVPRAVCVRLGDNHELSACFNPDTLTYDAVWSDGFVTFSSVRHGFLGGLQLQGTPQACPEQNTPKQSFKYHGYYRHHNRIIFAYRIGDVEYLDAPWVKDGYFMREVAPVTEHSLRSVITGGPSQWPQILETKISPGNGRPFAIDTIELPTDNPWNALLFCGGHDFLSDGSAMICTMQGDVWHVTGLDSGIDNPGVARWKRFASGLHHALGLVVATDGIYVQCRDQLTRLTDMNGDDEADFYECYCNDFMTSSGGHDFICGLQQDLQGNFYTVSSNQGLVRMTSDGLNAEVIATGFRNPDGLGILPDGSVTIACSEGGWTPASTICLLPDGKNARSHSPPHFGYGGPKNNQPPELPLAYLPRAMDNSSGGQTVVPADTWGPMQEQLLHLSFGMGTWFTVLQDEVKGQVQGAVMPMTGDFLSGVHRGRFSKHDHHLYVSGQQGWGSFTQNEGCFQRIRYTGDLFQIPTEFHVHENGVRITFAQPVDQAFVKNVSNHFAQCWNYRYSGAYGSPEYSPSHPGIEGHDPLRIRSAHVMTDQRSIFIEIPELQPVSQLHLRLHVNSDEEYTVCNPAGSGHDLFLTVHQMDAPFQDFPDYTPAEKTIAAHPILTDMALNAVRVPNPWRNKINGAHQLELQTAGNLTYATRELRVGANQPIAFTLENPDVVPHNWVLARPGTLAHVGELSNQLIANPEAYARNYIPESDDVICYTDIVGPGQSQTIYFQSPSQPGRYPFLCTFPGHWMVMNGELIVE; encoded by the coding sequence ATGACCAAATCGATCAGCTGCCTTGCATTTTTGATGAGCGTGCTCACCAGTACGTTGACCTTTGCTCAAATTCAGAATACCGAGCAGGACAAGACGGCCGTTCTGCGGCAAAATAATCTTGTGGCATGGTGCATCGTTCCATTTGATGCGTCAAAACGCGGACCAGCAGAGCGTGCTCAGATGTTGAAGGAACTCGGGATCACTCGGTGCGCATACGACTGGCGTACCGAACACGTCCCGACATTTGAGCAGGAAATCCTGGAATACAAAAAGCATGGCATCGAGTTCTTCGCCTTCTGGGCCGTCAATGAAGAGGCCTTCGCGTTATTCGAGAAACACAAACTGCATCCTCAGATCTGGCAGACACTCAACGATCCTGGTGGAGAGAACCAGGCTGCCAAGGTCGAAGCAGCCGCTCAGCAGAGGCTGGCTCTTGCGACTCGGACTAAAGCGATGGGTTGTAAGCTCGGTTTATACAACCACGGCGGCTGGGGTGGAGAGCCAGAAAATCTAGTCGCTGTATGCGAGCGACTGCGCGAACTGGGACACGATCATGTCGGCATCGTTTACAACTTCCATCATGGACATGGGCATATCGAGGACTGGACCGAGTCCCTCACTCTGATGTTGCCTTATTTGCATTGTCTGAACTTGAACGGCATGAATGACGGAGCGCAGCCAAAAATTCTGGGAATCGGCAAAGGAACCCATGAATTCAAGATGATTCGTTCGATTCTGGATAGCGGCTACAACGGGCCGATAGGCATTCTCGACCATCGTCCAGAACTTGATGCCCGCGAATCACTGCTGGAGAACCGCGATGGCCTGGAGTGGGTCCGCAAAGAAATTGAGAAACCAGGAAGTGGTGGCCACTCCCCCATCAAATTGAAACCGATTGACTTGAAGCCGCCACGCGCGACATCACGCCTAGACCGTGGTCACCTCTTCCCCGGAGCGGAATCGTACCGACGTCCCCCGATCACGGTTGAAGTGCGAGCCACGCTTCATCGCAGTGATCAGTACAACATCCTGGTGGCAAGCGACACGAAGCAGTCAAATGATCATTGGGAACTGTTTACGATGAACGGAAGCGGTCAGCTGACGGCTTATCTGCCTGGACAGAATCCAGACCATGTTCGCAGTAATGCAAACATCTGTGACGGCCAGCCACATACACTGACGATGAGTTACGAACCTACTCGAGTGAAGCTCTATGTCGACGGCACACAAGTCGCTGATCAGGCGATTGAAGGTCGCGATGGCAATACCAGTGTGCCTGGATCGCTGGCTATTGGCAGGCTCGTTGAAGGAAGGTTGGGTTGCAGCGGAACGATCGACTGGGTGCGGATTTCCAGTGGCGTAAGAGAAATTCCGAAGAAGCCGGTAACGACGGTGAAACGCGACGACTCGACTATCGGTTTGTGGCAGTTCAGCCAGGAAGATCAATTACCGAAACATTCCGGGCACAGTTCTATGAATCCCTCCATAAAGCCACTGCCGTATGATGCAGAATTTGTCGCCAACCTGGTGCAGGATTCCCGAAATTCTGGCGATGCCATCCGCGGAGCCGTCATTTTCAGCGACGCGAAATTGGCTTGTTTGTCCTGTCACAGGATTGGTACTCATGGTGGAACCGTGGGACCAGCTTTATCAGTAATCGCGAAAGATCGAAAACTCACTCACATTGTCGAATCGGTGTTTTGGCCTAAACGTGAAGTGAAGCCCGAATTTACGACATGGCAGATATTGACTGTGGATGGCAAGATTGTCACGGGATACAAAACGGAAGCCACCGAACAGAATATTACACTGAGAGATCCCGCATCGGGAAAGTTGACATCAATCGCTAGAGATGACATCGATGAAGAAGTGGTCGGAAGTACGGTGATGCCGGACGGATTGACCGCTGCAATGACTCGCCAGCAGCAATTGGATTTGATCCGTTTTCTGAGTGACCTTGGGCGCGATGGTCAATCGCTCTCACCAGAAATTGAGCACGTGATCTCGCATGCGCAAAGTCACGGCCCGGTGAAGTTCGACTACACAAAGGCTCCAATTCAACCGCAGCATTGGCCGAACTCAACCCATCATGTTAATCGAGATCGCGTATACGACTTTTACACAAAGCAGGCCGAACATTTTCGACAGCAACGCGATGTTCCGATGCTTCTTTCAGCATCCCCCGGGCTCGACGGTGGGCAACTGGGACACTGGGGGAACCAGTCTGAAGCAGACTGGTCAAGCAATCGCTGGAACGAGACTCAACTGGGAATTGTCCAGGCCGGTGTGTTGCACGCTAAAGGGCTGACAGTTCCGCGCGCTGTCTGCGTGCGACTTGGCGACAATCATGAACTTTCTGCTTGCTTCAACCCCGACACGCTTACTTACGATGCTGTTTGGTCTGACGGATTTGTCACCTTTTCCTCAGTCCGGCACGGTTTTCTCGGTGGTCTTCAATTACAGGGAACACCACAGGCGTGTCCGGAGCAAAATACACCGAAGCAATCTTTTAAATATCACGGCTACTACCGACACCACAATCGGATCATCTTCGCCTACCGAATTGGTGATGTTGAATATCTTGATGCGCCATGGGTGAAGGATGGATATTTCATGCGAGAAGTCGCACCTGTTACAGAACATTCGCTACGATCAGTCATTACTGGTGGGCCTTCCCAATGGCCGCAGATTCTGGAAACCAAAATCAGTCCGGGCAACGGTCGACCGTTTGCCATAGATACCATTGAACTGCCAACGGACAACCCGTGGAATGCTTTGCTGTTTTGCGGTGGTCATGATTTTCTTTCCGATGGCAGCGCGATGATTTGTACAATGCAGGGTGATGTTTGGCACGTCACCGGCCTGGACTCTGGAATTGACAATCCAGGCGTTGCCCGCTGGAAGCGATTCGCATCCGGCCTGCATCATGCGCTGGGTTTGGTCGTCGCCACTGATGGAATATACGTTCAATGTCGAGATCAACTAACACGACTGACCGATATGAACGGTGACGACGAAGCCGATTTCTACGAATGTTACTGCAATGATTTCATGACCTCATCGGGAGGGCATGATTTCATTTGCGGACTGCAGCAGGATCTGCAGGGAAATTTCTACACGGTATCCAGCAATCAAGGTCTGGTCCGCATGACTTCTGACGGCCTAAACGCCGAGGTGATTGCCACTGGTTTTCGGAACCCGGATGGGCTGGGAATACTTCCCGATGGAAGCGTGACAATTGCTTGTTCTGAAGGAGGATGGACACCTGCTTCCACAATTTGCCTGCTGCCTGACGGGAAAAATGCACGAAGCCATTCGCCACCACACTTTGGTTATGGCGGGCCAAAAAACAATCAACCTCCCGAGTTGCCGTTGGCTTACCTGCCACGAGCCATGGATAATTCCAGCGGCGGCCAGACGGTAGTCCCGGCCGATACATGGGGGCCAATGCAAGAACAACTTCTCCATTTATCGTTCGGAATGGGAACATGGTTTACAGTTCTGCAAGACGAAGTAAAAGGGCAAGTCCAGGGAGCCGTCATGCCGATGACCGGTGATTTTCTATCCGGGGTTCACCGGGGACGATTTTCTAAACATGATCATCACCTGTATGTGAGCGGTCAGCAGGGATGGGGAAGTTTTACTCAGAACGAGGGGTGTTTTCAGCGTATTCGCTACACGGGCGATCTCTTTCAGATTCCTACTGAATTTCACGTCCACGAGAACGGGGTGCGAATCACGTTCGCTCAACCGGTCGATCAAGCGTTCGTAAAGAACGTCAGCAATCACTTCGCACAGTGCTGGAATTACCGCTATAGCGGCGCCTATGGCTCACCCGAATATTCGCCAAGCCATCCGGGTATCGAGGGGCATGATCCACTGCGAATTCGCAGCGCCCATGTGATGACTGATCAGCGATCTATCTTCATTGAAATTCCAGAACTGCAGCCAGTCAGTCAACTCCACCTGCGACTGCACGTCAACTCCGATGAGGAATACACTGTTTGCAATCCCGCTGGCAGCGGACATGATTTATTTCTCACGGTGCATCAAATGGATGCTCCGTTTCAGGACTTTCCCGACTACACGCCTGCCGAGAAGACAATCGCCGCTCACCCTATTTTGACCGACATGGCTTTAAATGCTGTGCGAGTTCCCAACCCATGGCGTAATAAGATAAACGGAGCCCATCAACTCGAATTACAGACCGCTGGAAACTTGACCTACGCAACACGAGAACTTCGCGTTGGCGCCAATCAGCCGATCGCATTTACTTTAGAAAACCCGGACGTCGTTCCACATAACTGGGTGTTAGCCCGCCCTGGAACGCTTGCACATGTGGGCGAGTTGTCCAACCAGCTGATCGCCAACCCCGAAGCGTACGCTCGCAACTATATTCCTGAGTCCGATGACGTCATTTGTTATACCGACATCGTTGGTCCCGGACAAAGCCAAACGATCTATTTTCAGTCTCCTTCTCAACCAGGACGCTACCCTTTCCTGTGCACTTTCCCAGGCCACTGGATGGTTATGAATGGCGAATTGATCGTCGAATAG